One genomic window of Plasmodium coatneyi strain Hackeri chromosome 12, complete sequence includes the following:
- a CDS encoding Ribosomal protein S19 produces the protein MEDANKPKKRTFRTFHYRGVELDKLLDLSQDELIKLFRARQRRKFNRGISKKEKSLLKKLRKAKKECEVGEKPKPIPTHLRNMTIIPEMVGSIVAVHNGKQYNNVEIKPEMIGYYLGEFSITYKHTRHGKPGIGATHSSRFIPLK, from the exons ATG GAAGACGCAAACAAACCCAAGAAGAGAACATTCCGAACGTTCCACTACAGAGGTGTGGAACTCGATAAGCTACTGGACTTGAGTCAGGATGAACTGATTAAACTTTTCCGAGCAAGGCAGAGAAGAAAGTTCAATAGAGGAATAagtaagaaagaaaagtctcttttgaaaaaactCAGAAAAGCAAAGAAAGAATGTGAAGTTGGAGAAAAACCAAAACCTATCCCAACGCATTTAAGGAACATGACAATCATTCCCGAAATGGTTGGCTCCATTGTCGCTGTGCATAATGGAAAACAGTACAACAATGTGGAAATAAAACCAGAAATGATTGGCTACTATTTGGGAGAATTTTCCATTACATACAAGCACACCAGACATGGAAAGCCCGGTATTGGTGCCACGCACTCGTCCCGTTTCATCCCGCTGAAGTGA
- a CDS encoding Ferredoxin, producing the protein MTAIIMFLMLLLLTEKSNTYKISNKRTTLNYMYGSRGINICAPQKKACSSFISNLVNSKKASCLPVGGDRGVNARHTSSNLSNDGGKRRYFKSANRNKLFYNITLRTNDGEKKIQCDEDEYILDACERQNVELPYSCRGGSCSTCAAKLIEGKVDNEDQSYLDEEQLKKKYVLLCTCYPKSDCVIETHKEEELHDM; encoded by the coding sequence ATGACGGCAATTATCATGTTCCTGATGCTCTTACTATTAACAGAAAAGAGCAATACATACAAAATCAGCAACAAGAGAACCACCCTAAATTATATGTATGGAAGTAgaggaataaatatatgtgcccCACAGAAGAAAGCCTGTTCCAGCTTTATTAGCAATCTGGTAAACTCTAAAAAAGCGTCATGCCTACCTGTAGGTGGGGACAGAGGAGTTAATGCGAGGCACACGTCTAGTAACTTGAGCAATGATGGTGGGAAAAGGAGATATTTCAAATCGGCCAACAGGAACAAGCTGTTTTATAACATCACTCTTCGAACAAATGATGGTGAGAAGAAAATTCAGTGTGATGAAGATGAGTACATATTAGATGCCTGCGAAAGACAGAACGTTGAACTGCCGTATAGCTGTAGGGGAGGAAGTTGTTCCACCTGTGCTGCGAAGTTAATCGAAGGGAAGGTAGACAATGAGGACCAGAGTTACCTGGACGAAGAGCagctgaagaagaaatatgttCTTTTGTGTACTTGTTACCCCAAGTCGGACTGCGTTATCGAAACGCACAAGGAGGAAGAGCTGCACGATATGTGA
- a CDS encoding Glycerol-3-phosphate acyltransferase — protein sequence MLHLRKALLSVLLFVTIRMTNVESVKKNLLHYVKNYNPCDSFVRGVRSTHTKGTIRASQNPISTTPNGDNSAIYTPPISGNKLNYPTLENNTYEEALKIISDKLETLKEENTDNVEHIDTFSGFLKNYFDEMKRHKSCPPQIFLENFLKYIESFKKYRYYTFPNVHRYDESLHEWSLQFWSQLIDKENSKFRGTQHIEKMQKWIEQGHNIIIFSNHHIEADANIIKYFFHIHNASNISRKIIFIGGHKIRADPLSRPFSVSANLLCIYSKKYIENPPELREEKIMFNHKSLNALKNLLAEGRNIIWLAPSGGRDRKDPHGNIKISTFDPKIIQTFHIFAKRAKIKTHFIGLALNTYNICPPSNTIDVDEIEKQRSCAYSPVGLNLGEDIFEVYPTMDEKEITKKLYTYVSRLYSEIC from the coding sequence ATGCTACACCTGAGGAAGGCACTGTTAAGCGTATTGTTATTTGTCACCATCCGAATGACTAATGTCGAAAGTGTTAAGAAGAATCTGTTGCATTACGTAAAAAACTATAATCCCTGCGACAGCTTCGTTAGGGGCGTTCgaagtacacacacaaaaggCACCATCCGTGCGTCACAAAATCCAATTTCCACTACCCCAAATGGGGACAACAGTGCAATATACACCCCTCCCATTAGTGGGAACAAGTTGAACTACCCAACTCTGGAAAATAACACCTATGAAGAAGCCCTAAAAATAATCTCCGACAAATTAGAGACactaaaagaagaaaacacgGACAATGTAGAACACATCGATACATTCTCTGGGTTCTTAAAAAACTACTTtgatgaaatgaaaagacaTAAATCTTGTCCTCCACAAATATttttagaaaattttttaaagtacaTAGAATCcttcaaaaaatatagatACTATACCTTTCCAAATGTTCACAGATATGATGAAAGCTTACACGAATGGTCCTTACAATTCTGGTCCCAATTGATAGATAAAGAAAACTCTAAATTTAGGGGCACTCAACATATtgagaaaatgcaaaaatggataGAACAAGGACACAACATTATCATATTCAGTAATCACCATATAGAAGCTGAtgcaaatataattaaatatttttttcatattcataaCGCTAGTAACATTTCccgaaaaattatttttattggGGGTCATAAAATAAGGGCAGATCCTTTATCGAGGCCATTTAGCGTTTCAGCTAACCTGCTTTGCATTTattccaaaaaatatattgagAACCCCCCCGAActtagagaagaaaaaatcatgTTCAACCATAAATCTTTAAACGCTTTGAAAAACTTATTAGCAGAAGGGAGAAATATCATTTGGCTAGCTCCCAGTGGGGGCAGAGACAGGAAAGACCCTCATGGGAACATTAAAATTTCTACCTTTGATCCCAAAATTATACAAACTTTTCACATCTTTGCAAAAcgggcaaaaataaaaacgcatTTCATAGGACTCGCACTGAACACGTACAATATATGTCCTCCTTCCAACACGATCGATGTTGACGAAATAGAAAAACAGCGATCGTGTGCATACTCCCCCGTGGGGCTTAATCTAGGGGAAGACATTTTTGAGGTGTATCCCACCATGGACGAAAAAGAGATAACAAAAAAGTTGTACACCTATGTGAGTCGGCTGTATAGTGAAATATGCTAA
- a CDS encoding KIR protein, translating into MAKKNPLDELPSREIYRKLIGNKEQHGDAACDPEVKNVLKQYVKNTDLENKIMGALCSVCKTESGTKTKKDYCNALYYWVGEELWKILSKEYGNEEQGKQRFFKAIGEYQDKVNKDNGKHGCSLAEPSDDPDIFKKLKELFDYTVDSEFICKAMNGEGTPCHEECQAYMQKVKDAYTTVHAKCKGDTDESWCVDFREWYREYLKTETLELKCPPKTKPNPNPNQAGSSGSFSDADLKDDVSGGEGKGGSDGGGSHRKEGEKTDVGGGAVAPAAVSGALATIGLPTLVYIFYKYKPFFLRKHNHSGVRRNKRSTFRHELNTLSEDDDYSTEVNSTINSTLESSEYSVPYTVPSR; encoded by the exons ATGGCAAAG AAGAATCCTTTGGATGAACTACCTTCCAGggaaatatatagaaaattaaTTGGGAATAAAGAGCAACATGGGGACGCAGCCTGCGACCCAGAAGTAAAGAATGTATTGAAGCAGTATGTTAAGAATACAGAtcttgaaaataaaattatgggAGCACTGTGCTCCGTATGTAAAACAGAAAGTGGcacaaagacaaaaaaagattaCTGTAATGCCCTTTATTATTGGGTAGGTGAAGAAttatggaaaatattatCCAAGGAATATGGGAATGAGGAACAGGGGAAACAGAGATTTTTCAAAGCAATAGGTGAATATCAAGATAAAGTAAATAAGGATAACGGGAAACACGGGTGCAGTCTAGCTGAACCTAGTGATGACCCTGATATTTTTAAGAAACTGAAGGAATTATTCGATTATACAGTGGACAGTGAATTTATATGTAAAGCAATGAACGGTGAGGGAACACCGTGTCATGAGGAATGTCAGGCATATATGCAGAAAGTAAAGGACGCCTACACCACTGTGCACGCGAAGTGCAAAGGGGATACAGATGAAAGTTGGTGTGTGGATTTTAGGGAGTGGTACCGGGAATATCTGAAGACGGAGACATTAGAGTTAAAATGCCCTCCCAAAACTAAACCAAACCCcaatccaaatcaagctggtagtagtggttcTTTTTCCGATGCCGATTTAAAGGATGATGTttctggtggagaaggaaaaggagggagtgacggtggtggtagtcacagaaaagaaggtgaaaaaactgatgttggtggtggtgccGTTGCACCTGCTGCTGTATCTGGTGCACTAGCTActataggattaccaacattggtatatattttttacaagtataaacctttcttcttgaGAAAGCATAACCACTCTGGtgtaagaaggaataaaagatcAACTTTCAGACATGAATTGAACACCTTATCAGAAGACGACGACTATTCTACAGAAGTAAATTCCACGATAAATTCTACACTTGAATcatcagaatattctgttccatatacTGTTCCGTCCAGATGA
- a CDS encoding Structural maintenance of chromosomes protein yields MHIEEIILDGFKSYPTKTVIGPFHPQFNAITGLNGSGKSNVLDAICFVMGINNLNLIRVNRLDELIYKQGQAGITKGSVTIKFNNEQKPSPLQEPYRDMKNITITRQIVLGGRNRYLLNSHNAKPKDISDFFQSLKLNINNPHFLIMQGKITKVINMKPVELLGLIEESSGTKLYEVKRTNAIKLMGKKDQKLEEINKVLVDEIEPTLVKLKKEKEEYNKFISNNEEIEKFEKIEIAYKYYVAKNMMEKSKEKIEDAMDEKKVLEKDIKDIDKEMEIYKKEKEKLASQTYVASEPMKILISEKEQVEKKISHLKSEAKIEGKEKEKEKKKKEEIKKEIKRIEKKLNDYEKNDEKNNKNLKSYEDLKRKIELLREELSEKQTTINCLLSGGINNSEYTGSFREQLKNNKTNLSQIETQINNLLQNSKHLEKEIMALKDQRKKFEKEFSEMNKEKETEEKKKIACEEELQKLNSEHNNFHDLDQLQEDKKVLTNEIEKLQQELQVLKNLINHVKIDFKIPGNVNPADVLGQIYELIKIKKEYRQTALAIHLILGGKLSYILVQNKECSKSLFEYNNFAKGSRRVTLLPLKDCVVSRDMNEKIVEECRKYVGVDSKDKKDVIYFLDIMEYNNKLEKLIRYLFNGTIICSNVDYCKKITYNPNKKMSFPTITLEGDKFDTSGSMSGGSNKNINLFLLHYEKYENKKKEFMEKDQKLKEITAKLDMLQKAEEKKKKLCKDLQIYANNLSNIENRIQTSKYGNICQKIEQSKDEIEKGRKELTELYAKQKKLTEVIHKIEKDITEYENNKDKKEEDLKESVRKLKNKIKLLENEEHKKKEEVDGVLLQIENYKKQMEKESNDLVTADETINQIDKKIEEIENNINAALEELKNLDNKILELQASFTCYENEIKDVIKKMEDLEKKKSKHMLDLKKLDNTLIDLQKDSQTASETVKYLNKTHVWIESYEPLFNKKCTPYDFENFRHDVIQKKIQALQNEQNKLSININRKAVQMYEQVQVDYKDLITKKSQVEEDKKKIQEVIADLDVKKSESLLAMYEQINEYFQAIFSTLLNNAQAKLSVVDGDLSNGIEMKIAFNNNWKESLTELSGGQRSLLALSLILALLKVRTVPMYILDEIDAALDLNHTQNIGDMIRTQFPNSQFIIVSLKEGMFSHADVLFKMRFIDGISTVNRHSLDIRQSKNNKEVTEVKRRRVTIHERDPDDD; encoded by the exons ATGCACATCGAGGAGATCATCCTGGATGGCTTCAAGAGCTATCCAACCAAAACGGTGATCGGGCCGTTCCATCCGCAGTTCAACGCCATAACGGGGCTAAACGGAAGCGGGAAGTCAAACGTCCTAGACGCAATCTGCTTCGTCATGGGCATAAACAATTTAAACCTGATTCGGGTGAATAGACTGGACGAGCTGATCTACAAGCAAGGACAGGCGGGAATCACCAAAGGAAGCGTAACGATAAAATTTAACAATGAGCAGAAGCCAAGTCCTCTACAAGAACCGTACAGAGATATGAAGAATATTACCATAACGAGACAAATCGTTTTAGGAGGACGAAATAGGTACCTGCTAAATAGCCACAACGCCAAGCCAAAGGATATTAGCGACTTCTTCCAGTCACTCAAATTAAATATTAACAATCCGCATTTTCTAATCATGCAAGGGAAGATAACAAAAGTGATAAATATGAAGCCGGTGGAGTTGCTCGGCCTGATTGAAGAATCCAGTGGGACAAAACTGTACGAGGTGAAAAGAACAAACGCAATCAAattaatgggaaaaaaagatcagAAGCTGGAGGAAATTAATAAAGTACTAGTGGACGAAATTGAACCCACCCTCgtaaaattgaagaaggaaaaggaagaatacaaCAAATTCATTAGcaataatgaagaaattgaaaaatttgaaaaaatcgAAATTGCATACAAATATTATGTAGCCAAAAATATGATGGagaaaagtaaagaaaaaattgaagacgCAATGGATGAAAAGAAAGTCCTCGAAAAAGACATCAAAGATATAGacaaagaaatggaaatttataaaaaagaaaaggagaaattagCTAGCCAGACATATGTTGCCAGCGAACCTATGAAGATACTCATTTCGGAGAAGGAACaggtggaaaagaaaatctCCCATCTCAAGTCGGAAGCAAAgatagaaggaaaagaaaaagaaaaggaaaaaaaaaaaaaagaagaaattaaaaaagaaataaaacgtattgaaaagaaattaaatgattatgaaaaaaatgacgaaaaaaataataaaaatttaaagtcTTACGAAGAtctgaaaagaaaaatagaactCCTACGGGAAGAACTTAGTGAAAAGCAGACCACCATTAACTGCCTCCTAAGTGGGGGAATCAACAACAGCGAGTATACAGGCTCCTTCAGAGAGCagctgaaaaataataaaacgaATCTGAGCCAAATAGAGACGCAGATAAATAACTTGCTGCAAAATAGCAAACATCTCGAGAAGGAAATCATGGCTTTAAAGGaccagaggaaaaaattcgaaaaggAGTTCAGCGAAAtgaacaaggaaaaagaaacggaggaaaagaagaaaatcgcCTGTGAGgaagaattacaaaaattaaacagTGAACATAATAACTTCCACGATTTGGACCAACTGcaggaagataaaaaggtCCTGACAAACGAAATAGAAAAACTGCAGCAGGAGTTACAAGTGCtgaaaaatttaatcaaCCATGTGAAAATCGATTTCAAGATACCTGGCAATGTCAACCCAGCAGATGTCCTTGGACAGATATATGAACtgataaaaattaaaaaagagtaCAGACAAACGGCCTTGGCCATTCACCTTATCCTTGGGGGAAAATTATCCTACATTCTTGTCCAGAACAAAGAGTGCAGTAAAAGCCTATTCgaatataataattttgccAAGGGAAGCAGGAGAGTAACCCTGCTGCCTTTAAAAGACTGCGTCGTGTCACGAGATATGAACGAAAAGATTGTAGAAGAATGCCGAAAATATGTCGGGGTAGATTCAAAAGATAAGAAGGACGTTATCTACTTTTTAGACATCATGGAATATAACAACAAGTTGGAAAAACTGATCAGGTACCTTTTTAACGGAACTATTATATGCTCCAACGTTGATTACTGTAAGAAAATTACATACAATCCAAATAAGAAGATGTCCTTCCCGACCATCACCCTGGAGGGAGATAAGTTCGACACGTCGGGAAGCATGTCCGGGGGATCGAACAAAAATATCAACCTCTTCTTACTTCActatgaaaaatatgaaaataagaaaaaagagtttATGGAGAAGGACCAAAAGTTGAAGGAAATAACAGCCAAGTTGGACATGCTCCAAAAagcggaggaaaaaaaaaaaaaattgtgtaaagATTTACAAATTTATGCCAACAATTTAAGCAACATAGAAAACAGAATACAAACGAGCAAGTACGGAAACATATGCCAAAAAATTGAGCAATCGAAAGACGAAATAGAGAAAGGGCGAAAAGAACTCACCGAGTTGTATGCCAAGCAGAAGAAACTCACTGAGGTCAtacacaaaattgaaaaagacaTCACAGAATATGAAAACAATAAAgacaaaaaagaggaggaccTAAAGGAATCAGtcagaaaattaaaaaataaaataaaactcctcgaaaatgaagaacacaaaaagaaagaagaagtggaTGGAGTACTCCTCCAAATAGAGAAttacaaaaaacaaatggaaaaagaaagcaacGATTTGGTCACCGCTGATGAGACCATAAATcaaattgataaaaaaattgaagaaattgaaaataacATAAATGCTGCATTGGAGGAGCTGAAAAATCTtgataataaaattttagaaCTCCAGGCCAGCTTCACTTGCtatgaaaatgaaataaaagacgtaataaaaaagatggaagatttggaaaaaaaaaaaagcaaacacATGCTTGATTTGAAAAAGCTAGATAACACATTAATTGACTTACAGAAGGATTCCCAAACGGCCAGCGAAACTGTCAAGTATCTTAACAAGACACACGTTTGGATCGAATCTTACGAACCACTGTTCAATAAGAAATGCACTCCATAcgattttgaaaattttagaCATGATGtcatacagaaaaaaatacaagccctccaaaatgaacaaaataaattgtcCATAAACATCAACAGGAAGGCTGTCCAAATGTATGAGCAGGTGCAGGTGGATTACAAGGATCTCATCACGAAGAAGTCCCAGGTAGAAGAGGACAAGAAGAAGATACAAGAAGTTATAGCAGATCTGGACgtgaaaaaaagtgaaagttTACTTGCTATGTATGAGCAAATTAATGAGTACTTCCAGGCTATCTTTTCAACGCTGCTCAATAATGCACAGGCTAAGTTGAGTGTCGTCGATGGGGACCTCTCCAACGGGATTGAGATGAAG ATCGCCTTCAACAACAACTGGAAGGAGTCCCTAACCGAATTGAGCGGCGGCCAGAGGAGTCTCCTGGCGCTCTCCTTAATTTTGGCGCTGCTCAAAGTGAGAACCGTGCCTATGTACATTCTGGACGAAATCGACGCGGCTCTGGATCTAAACCACACGCAGAACATCGGAGATATGATAAGGACACAATTTCCCAACTCCCAGTTTATTATTGTCTCTTTAAAAGAGGGCATGTTTTCCCACGCGGATGTTCTGTTCAAAATGAGATTTATCGATGGCATTTCGACCGTCAACCGACACTCGCTTGATATTAGACAGAGTAAAAATAACAAGGAGGTGACCGAAGTGAAGCGACGAAGGGTTACTATTCACGAGAGGGATCCGGACGATGACTAA